In the Chryseobacterium sp. MYb264 genome, one interval contains:
- a CDS encoding rhodanese-like domain-containing protein, whose protein sequence is MKNTLIFCGIVLTIYIIYRIYRYQTLDEGLDTLIKKGAVILDVRTEKEYETDHINGSINISLGTIRERYTELDRNKTYITVCSHGLRSVKVEHILKEKGFKHVHNGGAWSDLQKSLDLK, encoded by the coding sequence ATGAAAAATACATTGATTTTTTGCGGAATTGTACTTACCATCTATATCATTTACAGAATATACAGATACCAAACGCTTGATGAAGGTTTAGATACTTTGATAAAAAAAGGAGCTGTTATTCTAGATGTGCGAACGGAAAAAGAGTATGAAACGGATCATATCAATGGTTCCATCAATATTTCTTTGGGAACCATTCGTGAGCGATATACGGAACTTGACCGAAACAAAACCTATATTACCGTTTGTTCCCACGGTCTTCGAAGTGTAAAAGTTGAGCATATTTTAAAGGAAAAAGGCTTTAAGCATGTTCATAATGGTGGAGCATGGAGCGATTTGCAGAAGAGTTTAGATTTAAAATAA
- a CDS encoding DUF3817 domain-containing protein, producing MTDLFKTKIGRLRIIAILEGISLLTLVFIAVPLKYGFENPSLVKMMGPIHGTLFLLFLFNTLSVGIEQQWKFKETTWKVLLACIIPFGTFYIDKKILSKL from the coding sequence ATGACAGATTTATTTAAAACAAAAATCGGAAGATTAAGAATAATTGCCATTCTGGAAGGAATTTCATTATTAACCTTAGTATTCATCGCAGTTCCGTTGAAATATGGATTCGAAAATCCTTCGCTCGTTAAAATGATGGGGCCGATCCACGGAACCTTATTTCTGCTTTTTTTATTCAATACATTAAGTGTTGGGATCGAGCAACAATGGAAGTTTAAAGAAACGACCTGGAAAGTACTTTTGGCGTGTATTATTCCGTTTGGAACTTTTTATATTGACAAAAAAATTTTAAGCAAATTATGA